A genomic region of Trifolium pratense cultivar HEN17-A07 linkage group LG3, ARS_RC_1.1, whole genome shotgun sequence contains the following coding sequences:
- the LOC123916959 gene encoding disease resistance protein RPV1-like isoform X1, with protein MSHPKHDVFLSFRGEDTRDNFTSHLHAELCRKKIETFIDNRLVRGEEISPALYRAIEESAIYVIILSEHYASSSWCLDELTEILKCKERYGREVIPVFYKVDPSNVRHQRQSYADDFVKHHQRFGGKVDAWKAALTQVAGLSGWDSQVTRPESTLVTEIVKDILKKLNSCFSSNYEGMTGIDMHIEQIQSLLLLELPTVRIIGIWGMGGIGKTTIVSAVFEKLATQFSSKSIILNVQQEIKRVGLDNVKSKYLSKLLGEDITSSENNYSFDPRLKRTKVLLVFDDVKDSDQLKDLIGTHSNFGQGSRIIVTSRDKQVLENANADEIYQVREMDYHDSLQLFCLFAFKQKNPKESFVSLTEKVLDYAKGLPLALKVLGSLLYGKANEVWESQLQKLEKIPDLKIFRLLKLSYDGLDDEQKDIFLDIACFHRGEDEKDVAITLDSCGFSANIGMDVLKDRCLISISHGSVWMHDLIQEMGHEIVRLQCVDDPGKRSRLWKASDFYDVLSKNMGKATDAIRCIFLNMDEIEKVQLDADTFKKMHHLRIINFYNCFGNYSNVTFHGLLKSFPNDLKFLHWDWFPQRSLPKDFCLKNLSTLEMPRSDLEQLWEGNQALPNLKRLNLSYSKKLTRLPDLSSCSNIEEVCLSGCISLTQVYSSTFLNNLYILSIEDCTELKSIDIPSNILSRPSGLVTLTDCHNLETLLISSRTDHVVQFTHSYRYYKFERMKSCCEETEIAMNDEGDYEIRESFSDTVTSINDFYWFDISKCESLTCLPAELLNLKFLRTLSLSGCLKLEELPEIKETMENLKVLVLDHTSIKELPSSLHRLVGLEELSLQSCKKLKTIPSSIGNFSKLLKLNLANCASLETFPSSIFKLKLTELDFNGCSMLRTFPEILEPAESFTCINLRKTAIKELPSSLDQLVGLEELILQSCRKLKNIPSSIGNLSKLLKLNLANCASLETFPSSIFILKLTELDFNGCSILRTFPEIPNDSVCLSSLTELSLQGSRIVNLHESVAHLSSLRSLNLSDCELLECVPKLPPNLNQVLAFDCPSVKRMMLNSRSDFQKSTFKFNLTNSEELDGTSLSKIEEEAYIKIKDDAYRSVLFCFPGSAIPYWFRHRCQGHSITIRSDDLYLYGGNKLIGFALCVVLGRDFPFDLSSSIAPWYNCIGFTYQLKFEPDHGQIHFHPNKFEGKYDWMPMRRFSQHHTFLWKYELDLATIGYGLIDADTITFEILDEHRCPLSFPTTMTVIECGICPLYAKENNDDSIEEPSGSGDAVCLVDLDLSLGGNYTHNKRRKT; from the exons ATGTCTCATCCAAAGCATGACGTGTTCCTCAGCTTTAGAGGAGAGGACACTCGTGACAACTTCACGAGTCATCTTCATGCAGAATTGTGTAGGAAAAAGATTGAGACGTTCATAGATAATAGACTTGTTAGAGGCGAAGAGATTTCACCAGCACTATACAGAGCAATAGAAGAATCGGCAATTTATGTCATCATTTTGTCAGAACACTATGCTTCTTCCAGTTGGTGCTTAGATGAACTGACAGAGATACTGAAATGTAAGGAGAGATATGGAAGGGAAGTCATACCAGTGTTCTATAAGGTGGATCCGTCAAATGTTAGGCATCAGAGACAGAGTTATGCAGATGATTTCGTTAAGCATCATCAACGATTTGGTGGCAAAGTGGACGCGTGGAAGGCTGCTCTAACCCAAGTAGCTGGACTCTCTGGCTGGGATTCACAAGTTACCAG ACCAGAAAGCACACTTGTTACAGAGATTGTGAAagacattttgaaaaaattgaatagtTGTTTCTCAAGCAATTATGAAGGAATGACGGGAATTGACATGCATATTGAACAAATCCAATCCTTGTTGCTCCTTGAGTTGCCGACTGTTCGTATCATAGGAATATGGGGCATGGGAGGGATAGGCAAAACAACAATTGTCAGTGCGGTCTTTGAAAAACTCGCAACTCAGTTCAGTTCAAAAAGCATAATTCTAAATGTTCAACAAGAAATAAAAAGAGTTGGACTAGACAATGTAAAAAGCAAATACTTATCAAAACTTCTAGGGGAAGACATTACATCCTCTGAAAACAACTATTCATTTGATCCAAGGCTCAAACGGACAAAGGTTCTTCTTGTTTTTGATGATGTGAAAGATTCTGATCAACTTAAAGATTTAATTGGAACACATAGTAACTTTGGCCAAGGGAGTAGAATCATTGTGACTAGTAGAGACAAGCAAGTGCTTGAGAATGCCAATGCTGATGAAATATATCAAGTTAGGGAAATGGATTATCACGATTCTCTACAACTCTTCTGTTTATTTGCCTTTAAACAAAAGAATCCAAAAGAATCTTTTGTGAGCTTAACGGAAAAGGTTTTAGATTATGCTAAAGGGCTTCCATTAGCTCTCAAAGTTCTGGGCTCATTGCTTTATGGCAAAGCAAATGAAGTATGGGAAAGTCAGCTACAAAAGCTCGAAAAGATTCCCGATCTTAAAATTTTTAGATTGTTGAAGTTAAGTTATGATGGACTTGACGACGAACAAAAGGACATATTTCTTGACATAGCTTGCTTCCATAGAGGAGAAGATGAGAAAGATGTAGCAATAACATTGGATTCTTGTGGTTTCTCTGCTAACATTGGAATGGATGTTCTCAAAGATAGATGCCTTATATCTATTTCACACGGTAGTGTATGGATGCATGATCTAATACAAGAAATGGGGCATGAAATTGTTAGGCTTCAATGTGTCGATGATCCTGGAAAACGTAGTCGATTATGGAAGGCTAGTGATTTTTACGATGTTTTAAGCAAGAACATG GGAAAGGCTACAGATGCAATCCGGTGTATATTCCTAAACATGGATGAAATAGAGAAAGTTCAACTAGATGCTGATACATTTAAGAAAATGCATCATCTTAGAATTATCAACTTCTACAATTGCTTTGGGAATTACTCAAACGTGACCTTTCATGGGCTTCTTAAGAGTTTTCCTAATGATTTAAAATTTCTTCATTGGGATTGGTTCCCTCAAAGATCTTTGCCGAAAGACTTTTGCCTAAAAAATCTTTCCACACTTGAAATGCCTCGTAGCGATCTTGAACAACTTTGGGAGGGGAATCAG GCTTTACCAAATTTGAAAAGGCTTAACCTTAGTTATTCTAAGAAGCTGACAAGACTACCAGACCTCTCTTCGTGTTCAAATATTGAAGAAGTATGTCTTTCTGGCTGTATAAGTTTGACACAGGTTTACTCCTCTACTTTCCTCAACAACCTTTACATTTTATCTATAGAAGATTGTACTGAACTCAAGAGTATAGATATTCCTAGCAATATTCTATCAAGACCATCTGGATTAGTGACTCTCACTGATTGTCACAACCTTGAAACACTTTTAATCAGCAGTAGAACTGATCACGTGGTTCAATTTACTCATTCTTATAGATATTATAAGTTTGAAAGAATGAAATCTTGTTGTGAAGAAACAGAAATAGCGATGAATGACGAAGGGGATTACGAGATTCGGGAATCATTTTCAGATACTGTAACTAGTATCAATGATTTTTATTGGTTTGATATTTCCAAATGTGAGTCCCTAACATGCCTACCAGCTGAACTTTTAAATTTGAAGTTTCTAAGAACACTTTCTCTCAGTGGTTGTTTAAAGTTGGAGGAGTTACCTGAAATCAAGGAGACTATGGAAAATCTAAAAGTGCTCGTCTTAGACCATACATCAATAAAAGAACTACCTTCATCCTTACATCGTTTGGTCGGGCTTGAAGAATTGAGCTTGCAAAGTTGCAAAAAGCTTAAGACTATTCCATCTTCTATTGGAAATTTCAGTAAACTTCTCAAGTTAAACCTTGCCAATTGTGCATCACTTGAAACTTTTCCAAGTAGCATTTTCAAATTGAAGTTGACAGAACTCGATTTCAATGGTTGCTCAATGCTTAGGACCTTTCCGGAGATCTTGGAGCCTGCAGAAAGTTTTACTTGCATTAACTTAAGAAAAACAGCAATAAAAGAACTACCTTCATCTCTAGACCAATTGGTCGGGCTTGAAGAACTGATCTTGCAAAGTTGCAGAAAGCTTAAGAATATTCCATCTTCTATTGGAAATCTCAGTAAACTTCTCAAGTTAAACCTTGCCAATTGTGCATCACTTGAAACTTTTCCAAGCAGCATTTTCATATTGAAGTTGACAGAACTCGATTTCAATGGTTGCTCAATTCTTAGGACCTTTCCTGAAATACCAAATGACAGTGTCTGCTTGTCATCCTTGACTGAACTTTCACTGCAAGGAAGCAGAATTGTGAACCTTCATGAAAGTGTAGCTCATCTGTCAAGTTTGAGATCACTTAATTTAAGTGATTGCGAATTGCTTGAATGTGTTCCAAAGCTTCCACCAAATCTAAACCAAGTTTTGGCATTTGATTGCCCTTCCGTTAAGAGAATGATGCTAAATTCAAGGTCTGATTTCCAAAAAAGTACCTTCAAATTTAATCTGACCAATAGTGAAGAACTAGATGGTACTTCTTTGAGTAAAATTGAAGAGGAAGCATATATTAAGATCAAAGATGATGCATATAGGTCAGTGTTGTTCTGTTTTCCAGGAAGTGCAATTCCTTATTGGTTCCGTCACCGTTGCCAGGGACATTCAATAACTATAAGAAGTGATGATTTATATTTGTATGGGGGAAACAAGCTTATTGGTTTTGCTCTGTGTGTGGTTTTGGGACGTGACTTTCCATTTGATCTCAGCAGCAGCATAGCACCTTGGTATAATTGTATTGGCTTTACATACCAATTAAAATTTGAACCTGATCATGGTCAAATACACTTTCATCCCAACAAGTTTGAAGGTAAATATGATTGGATGCCAATGAGAAGATTTTCCCAACATCACACATTCTTATGGAAGTATGAATTGGACTTGGCAACAATTGGCTACGGGCTCATTGATGCAGACACTATCAC TTTTGAGATCCTAGATGAGCATCGTTGTCCCTTAAGTTTTCCAACAACCATGACGGTGATAGAATGTGGAATATGTCCTCTGTATGCCAAAgaaaata atgatgatagcaTTGAAGAACCAAGTGGAAGTGGGGATGCTGTGTGTTTGGTGGATTTGGATCTCTCCTTAGGCGGTAATTACACAcataataaaagaagaaaaacttag
- the LOC123916959 gene encoding disease resistance protein RPV1-like isoform X2, translating to MSHPKHDVFLSFRGEDTRDNFTSHLHAELCRKKIETFIDNRLVRGEEISPALYRAIEESAIYVIILSEHYASSSWCLDELTEILKCKERYGREVIPVFYKVDPSNVRHQRQSYADDFVKHHQRFGGKVDAWKAALTQVAGLSGWDSQVTRPESTLVTEIVKDILKKLNSCFSSNYEGMTGIDMHIEQIQSLLLLELPTVRIIGIWGMGGIGKTTIVSAVFEKLATQFSSKSIILNVQQEIKRVGLDNVKSKYLSKLLGEDITSSENNYSFDPRLKRTKVLLVFDDVKDSDQLKDLIGTHSNFGQGSRIIVTSRDKQVLENANADEIYQVREMDYHDSLQLFCLFAFKQKNPKESFVSLTEKVLDYAKGLPLALKVLGSLLYGKANEVWESQLQKLEKIPDLKIFRLLKLSYDGLDDEQKDIFLDIACFHRGEDEKDVAITLDSCGFSANIGMDVLKDRCLISISHGSVWMHDLIQEMGHEIVRLQCVDDPGKRSRLWKASDFYDVLSKNMGKATDAIRCIFLNMDEIEKVQLDADTFKKMHHLRIINFYNCFGNYSNVTFHGLLKSFPNDLKFLHWDWFPQRSLPKDFCLKNLSTLEMPRSDLEQLWEGNQALPNLKRLDLYNSRKLTRLPDLSFCPKIEEVCLFGCISLTQVYSSSFLNNLYILTVEGCTELKSIDIPSNILSRPSGLVSLSNCYNLETLIISSRTYHVVQFTHSYRYYKFERIQFFFELNWGDFFDTVTATSNNDVYWLDTVTATSNNDVYRLDLSNCESLTSLPAELLNLKFLTRLHLSGCLKLEELPEIKETMENLKVLYLDETAIKELPSSLDRLVGLEELNLEGCSIVNLPESIAHLSSLRSLRLSDCKLLECVPKLPPNLNHVLAYDCPSIKRMMLNSRSDFKKGTFKFHLTNSEEVDGTCLSNIEEVAYIKINDDAYWSVLFCFPGSAIPDWFRHRCQGHSITIRRDDLYLYGRNRLIGFALCVVLGRDFPDRFSLFENFTYELKFESDGETHSHPNKFEVDLDWKTGQNRRFAQNHTFLWKYELDNGLIDADTITFEILDEHRCPLSFPTTMTVIECGICPLYAKENNDDSIEEPSGSGDAVCLVDLDLSLGGNYTHNKRRKT from the exons ATGTCTCATCCAAAGCATGACGTGTTCCTCAGCTTTAGAGGAGAGGACACTCGTGACAACTTCACGAGTCATCTTCATGCAGAATTGTGTAGGAAAAAGATTGAGACGTTCATAGATAATAGACTTGTTAGAGGCGAAGAGATTTCACCAGCACTATACAGAGCAATAGAAGAATCGGCAATTTATGTCATCATTTTGTCAGAACACTATGCTTCTTCCAGTTGGTGCTTAGATGAACTGACAGAGATACTGAAATGTAAGGAGAGATATGGAAGGGAAGTCATACCAGTGTTCTATAAGGTGGATCCGTCAAATGTTAGGCATCAGAGACAGAGTTATGCAGATGATTTCGTTAAGCATCATCAACGATTTGGTGGCAAAGTGGACGCGTGGAAGGCTGCTCTAACCCAAGTAGCTGGACTCTCTGGCTGGGATTCACAAGTTACCAG ACCAGAAAGCACACTTGTTACAGAGATTGTGAAagacattttgaaaaaattgaatagtTGTTTCTCAAGCAATTATGAAGGAATGACGGGAATTGACATGCATATTGAACAAATCCAATCCTTGTTGCTCCTTGAGTTGCCGACTGTTCGTATCATAGGAATATGGGGCATGGGAGGGATAGGCAAAACAACAATTGTCAGTGCGGTCTTTGAAAAACTCGCAACTCAGTTCAGTTCAAAAAGCATAATTCTAAATGTTCAACAAGAAATAAAAAGAGTTGGACTAGACAATGTAAAAAGCAAATACTTATCAAAACTTCTAGGGGAAGACATTACATCCTCTGAAAACAACTATTCATTTGATCCAAGGCTCAAACGGACAAAGGTTCTTCTTGTTTTTGATGATGTGAAAGATTCTGATCAACTTAAAGATTTAATTGGAACACATAGTAACTTTGGCCAAGGGAGTAGAATCATTGTGACTAGTAGAGACAAGCAAGTGCTTGAGAATGCCAATGCTGATGAAATATATCAAGTTAGGGAAATGGATTATCACGATTCTCTACAACTCTTCTGTTTATTTGCCTTTAAACAAAAGAATCCAAAAGAATCTTTTGTGAGCTTAACGGAAAAGGTTTTAGATTATGCTAAAGGGCTTCCATTAGCTCTCAAAGTTCTGGGCTCATTGCTTTATGGCAAAGCAAATGAAGTATGGGAAAGTCAGCTACAAAAGCTCGAAAAGATTCCCGATCTTAAAATTTTTAGATTGTTGAAGTTAAGTTATGATGGACTTGACGACGAACAAAAGGACATATTTCTTGACATAGCTTGCTTCCATAGAGGAGAAGATGAGAAAGATGTAGCAATAACATTGGATTCTTGTGGTTTCTCTGCTAACATTGGAATGGATGTTCTCAAAGATAGATGCCTTATATCTATTTCACACGGTAGTGTATGGATGCATGATCTAATACAAGAAATGGGGCATGAAATTGTTAGGCTTCAATGTGTCGATGATCCTGGAAAACGTAGTCGATTATGGAAGGCTAGTGATTTTTACGATGTTTTAAGCAAGAACATG GGAAAGGCTACAGATGCAATCCGGTGTATATTCCTAAACATGGATGAAATAGAGAAAGTTCAACTAGATGCTGATACATTTAAGAAAATGCATCATCTTAGAATTATCAACTTCTACAATTGCTTTGGGAATTACTCAAACGTGACCTTTCATGGGCTTCTTAAGAGTTTTCCTAATGATTTAAAATTTCTTCATTGGGATTGGTTCCCTCAAAGATCTTTGCCGAAAGACTTTTGCCTAAAAAATCTTTCCACACTTGAAATGCCTCGTAGCGATCTTGAACAACTTTGGGAGGGGAATCAG GCTTTACCAAATTTGAAAAGGCTTGACCTTTACAATTCTAGGAAGCTGACAAGACTACCAGACCTCTCTTTTTGTCCAAAGATTGAAGAAGTATGTCTTTTTGGCTGTATAAGTTTGACACAAGTTTACTCCTCTAGCTTCCTCAACAACCTTTACATTTTAACTGTAGAAGGTTGTACTGAACTCAAGAGTATAGATATTCCTAGCAATATTCTATCAAGACCATCTGGATTAGTGTCTCTCAGTAATTGTTACAACCTTGAAACACTTATAATCAGCAGTAGAACTTATCATGTGGTTCAATTTACTCATTCTTATAGATATTATAAGTTTGaaagaattcaatttttttttgaactcaATTGGGGAGATTTTTTTGATACTGTAACTGCAACTAGTAACAATGATGTTTATTGGTTAGATACTGTAACTGCAACTAGTAACAATGATGTTTATCGGTTAGATCTTTCCAATTGCGAGTCCCTAACATCCCTACCAGCAGAACTTTTAAATTTGAAGTTTCTAACAAGACTTCATCTCAGTGGTTGTTTAAAGTTGGAGGAGTTACCTGAAATCAAGGAGACTATGGAAAATTTAAAAGTGCTCTACTTAGACGAAACAGCAATAAAAGAACTGCCTTCATCTCTGGACCGTTTGGTCGGGCTTGAAGAATTGAACTTGGAAGGTTGCAGTATTGTGAACCTTCCTGAGAGCATCGCTCATCTGTCAAGTTTGAGATCACTTAGGTTAAGTGATTGCAAATTGCTTGAATGTGTTCCAAAGCTTCCACCAAATCTAAACCACGTTTTGGCATATGATTGCCCTTCCATTAAGAGAATGATGCTAAATTCAAGGTCTGATTTCAAAAAAGGTACCTTCAAATTTCATCTGACCAATAGTGAAGAAGTAGATGGTACTTGTTTGAGTAATATTGAAGAGGTAGCATATATTAAGATCAATGATGATGCATATTGGTCAGTGTTGTTCTGTTTTCCAGGAAGTGCAATTCCTGATTGGTTCCGTCACCGTTGTCAGGGACATTCAATAACTATAAGAAGAGATGATTTATATTTGTACGGGAGAAACAGGCTTATTGGTTTCGCTCTGTGTGTAGTTTTGGGACGTGACTTTCCAGACAGATTCTCCTTGTTTGAAAACTTTACATAcgaattaaaatttgaatctgATGGTGAAACACACTCTCATCCCAACAAGTTTGAAGTTGATCTTGATTGGAAGACAGGTCAAAATAGAAGATTTGCTCAAAATCACACATTCTTATGGAAGTATGAATTGGACAACGGGCTTATTGATGCAGACACTATCACTTTTGAGATCCTAGATGAGCATCGTTGTCCCTTAAGTTTTCCAACAACCATGACGGTGATAGAATGTGGAATATGTCCTCTGTATGCCAAAgaaaata atgatgatagcaTTGAAGAACCAAGTGGAAGTGGGGATGCTGTGTGTTTGGTGGATTTGGATCTCTCCTTAGGCGGTAATTACACAcataataaaagaagaaaaacttag
- the LOC123916959 gene encoding disease resistance protein RPV1-like isoform X3, which yields MSVPKYDVFLSFRGEDTRDNFVSHLDKELQRKKIETFIDYRIESGDEVSPALNKAIEESTIYVIILSEHYASSSWCLDELTEILKCKEKYGREVIPVFYKVDPSNVRHQRESYADDLVKHHQRNSGKVDVWKAALTQVANLSGLDSQKIRPESTLVEKIAEDILKKLNRPVSSDYCDAMTGIDMHIEQIQYLLLLESPTVRIIGIWGMGGIGKTTIATAIFEKLATQFSSRSIVLNVQQEIEKYGLDHVKSKYLSKLLGEDITSSEYNFSFDPRLKRMKVLLVFDDVKDSDQLQYLIGTHPNFGEGSRIIVTSRDRQVLENANADEIYQVRGMDYQDSLQLFHSFAFKQNRPLEETYVSLSKQVLDYAKGVPLALKVLGSLLYGRTKEAWESELQKLKKLPDHKIFSLLKLSYDGLDEEQKDIFLDIACFHRGHSEKHVALTLDSCGFSANIGMDVLKDRCLISISVGYVWMHDLIEEMGHEIVRLQCVDDPGKRSRLWKTNDIYDVLSKNKGKGTGAIKCISLDMREIDEEVQLDADTFKKMRHLRMINFYNGYRNNFNGFLKSFPDKLKFLHWDYFPQRSLPLDFCPRNLVTLEMFYSDLEQLWEGDQALPNLKRLDLYNSRKLTRLPDLSFCPKIEEVCLFGCISLTQVYSSSFLNNLYILTVEGCTELKSIDIPSNILSRPSGLVSLSNCYNLETLIISSRTYHVVQFTHSYRYYKFERIQFFFELNWGDFFDTVTATSNNDVYWLDTVTATSNNDVYRLDLSNCESLTSLPAELLNLKFLTRLHLSGCLKLEELPEIKETMENLKVLYLDETAIKELPSSLDRLVGLEELNLEGCSIVNLPESIAHLSSLRSLRLSDCKLLECVPKLPPNLNHVLAYDCPSIKRMMLNSRSDFKKGTFKFHLTNSEEVDGTCLSNIEEVAYIKINDDAYWSVLFCFPGSAIPDWFRHRCQGHSITIRRDDLYLYGRNRLIGFALCVVLGRDFPDRFSLFENFTYELKFESDGETHSHPNKFEVDLDWKTGQNRRFAQNHTFLWKYELDNGLIDADTITFEILDEHRCPLSFPTTMTVIECGICPLYAKENNDDSIEEPSGSGDAVCLVDLDLSLGGNYTHNKRRKT from the exons ATGTCTGTTCCAAAGTATGATGTGTTCCTGAGTTTTAGAGGAGAGGATACTCGTGACAACTTCGTGAGCCATCTTGATAAAGAATTGCagaggaaaaaaattgaaacattcATTGATTATAGAATTGAGAGCGGTGATGAGGTTTCACCAGCACTGAACAAAGCAATTGAAGAATCAACAATTTATGTGATCATTTTATCAGAACACTATGCTTCTTCAAGTTGGTGTTTAGATGAACTGACAGAGATACTGAAATGTAAGGAGAAATATGGAAGGGAAGTGATACCAGTGTTCTATAAGGTTGATCCATCAAATGTTAGGCATCAGAGAGAGAGTTATGCAGATGATTTGGTTAAGCATCATCAACGAAATAGTGGCAAAGTGGACGTGTGGAAGGCTGCTCTAACTCAAGTAGCCAATCTCTCAGGCTTGGATTCACAAAAAATCAG ACCAGAAAGCACCCTTGTTGAAAAGATTGCggaagatattttaaaaaaattgaatcgtCCTGTCTCAAGTGATTATTGTGATGCAATGACCGGAATTGACATGCATATTgaacaaattcaatatttgtTGCTCCTCGAGTCGCCGACTGTTCGAATCATAGGAATATGGGGCATGGGAGGGATAGGCAAAACAACAATTGCCACTGCAATCTTTGAAAAACTCGCAACTCAGTTTAGTTCAAGAAGCATCGTTCTAAATGTTCAacaagaaatagaaaaatatggaCTAGACCATGTAAAAAGCAAATACTTATCAAAACTACTAGGGGAAGACATTACATCCTCTGAAtacaatttttcatttgatcCAAGGCTGAAACGGATGAAGGTTCTTCTTGTTTTTGATGATGTGAAAGATTCTGATCAACTTCAATATTTAATTGGAACACATCCTAACTTTGGCGAGGGGAGTAGAATCATTGTGACTAGTAGAGACAGGCAAGTGCTTGAGAATGCCAATGCTGATGAAATATATCAAGTTAGGGGAATGGATTATCAAGATTCTCTACAACTTTTCCATTCATTTGCCTTTAAACAAAACCGTCCATTAGAAGAAACTTATGTGAGCTTATCAAAACAAGTATTAGACTATGCTAAAGGGGTTCCATTAGCTCTCAAAGTGTTGGGCTCATTGCTTTATGGCAGAACAAAGGAAGCATGGGAAAGTGAGCTGCAAAAGCTCAAAAAGCTTCCCGATCATAAAATTTTCAGCTTGTTGAAGTTAAGTTATGATGGACTTGACGAAGAACAAAAGGATATATTTCTTGACATAGCTTGTTTCCATAGAGGACACTCTGAGAAACATGTAGCACTAACATTGGATTCTTGTGGTTTCTCTGCTAACATTGGAATGGATGTTCTCAAAGATAGATGCCTTATATCTATTTCAGTAGGTTATGTATGGATGCATGATCTAATAGAAGAAATGGGGCATGAAATTGTTAGGCTTCAATGTGTCGATGATCCTGGAAAACGTAGTCGATTATGGAAGACTAATGATATTTACGATGTTTTAAGCAAGAACAAG GGAAAGGGAACAGGTGCAATCAAGTGTATATCCCTAGACATGAGGGAAATAGACGAGGAAGTTCAACTAGATGCTGATACATTTAAGAAAATGCGTCATCTTAGAATGATCAACTTCTACAATGGCTATAGGAATAACTTTAATGGGTTTCTTAAGAGTTTTccagataaattaaaatttcttcATTGGGATTACTTCCCTCAAAGATCTTTGCCGCTAGACTTTTGCCCAAGAAATCTTGTTACACTTGAAATGTTTTATAGCGATCTTGAACAACTTTGGGAGGGGGATCAG GCTTTACCAAATTTGAAAAGGCTTGACCTTTACAATTCTAGGAAGCTGACAAGACTACCAGACCTCTCTTTTTGTCCAAAGATTGAAGAAGTATGTCTTTTTGGCTGTATAAGTTTGACACAAGTTTACTCCTCTAGCTTCCTCAACAACCTTTACATTTTAACTGTAGAAGGTTGTACTGAACTCAAGAGTATAGATATTCCTAGCAATATTCTATCAAGACCATCTGGATTAGTGTCTCTCAGTAATTGTTACAACCTTGAAACACTTATAATCAGCAGTAGAACTTATCATGTGGTTCAATTTACTCATTCTTATAGATATTATAAGTTTGaaagaattcaatttttttttgaactcaATTGGGGAGATTTTTTTGATACTGTAACTGCAACTAGTAACAATGATGTTTATTGGTTAGATACTGTAACTGCAACTAGTAACAATGATGTTTATCGGTTAGATCTTTCCAATTGCGAGTCCCTAACATCCCTACCAGCAGAACTTTTAAATTTGAAGTTTCTAACAAGACTTCATCTCAGTGGTTGTTTAAAGTTGGAGGAGTTACCTGAAATCAAGGAGACTATGGAAAATTTAAAAGTGCTCTACTTAGACGAAACAGCAATAAAAGAACTGCCTTCATCTCTGGACCGTTTGGTCGGGCTTGAAGAATTGAACTTGGAAGGTTGCAGTATTGTGAACCTTCCTGAGAGCATCGCTCATCTGTCAAGTTTGAGATCACTTAGGTTAAGTGATTGCAAATTGCTTGAATGTGTTCCAAAGCTTCCACCAAATCTAAACCACGTTTTGGCATATGATTGCCCTTCCATTAAGAGAATGATGCTAAATTCAAGGTCTGATTTCAAAAAAGGTACCTTCAAATTTCATCTGACCAATAGTGAAGAAGTAGATGGTACTTGTTTGAGTAATATTGAAGAGGTAGCATATATTAAGATCAATGATGATGCATATTGGTCAGTGTTGTTCTGTTTTCCAGGAAGTGCAATTCCTGATTGGTTCCGTCACCGTTGTCAGGGACATTCAATAACTATAAGAAGAGATGATTTATATTTGTACGGGAGAAACAGGCTTATTGGTTTCGCTCTGTGTGTAGTTTTGGGACGTGACTTTCCAGACAGATTCTCCTTGTTTGAAAACTTTACATAcgaattaaaatttgaatctgATGGTGAAACACACTCTCATCCCAACAAGTTTGAAGTTGATCTTGATTGGAAGACAGGTCAAAATAGAAGATTTGCTCAAAATCACACATTCTTATGGAAGTATGAATTGGACAACGGGCTTATTGATGCAGACACTATCACTTTTGAGATCCTAGATGAGCATCGTTGTCCCTTAAGTTTTCCAACAACCATGACGGTGATAGAATGTGGAATATGTCCTCTGTATGCCAAAgaaaata atgatgatagcaTTGAAGAACCAAGTGGAAGTGGGGATGCTGTGTGTTTGGTGGATTTGGATCTCTCCTTAGGCGGTAATTACACAcataataaaagaagaaaaacttag